A window of Oryza glaberrima chromosome 2, OglaRS2, whole genome shotgun sequence genomic DNA:
CTGAAAGTGTAAGAGAGACGCCGACGTCCAACTAATCCGCTTATTATCCGCAGGCTAGCTAGCGCTTTCGTGGCTGATCACAATAACCACTCCCCATCCATCACAGACCGACCGATTCAGTATactctacttcctctgtttcacaatgtaagactttctaacattgctcatatttatttagatgttaatgaatctagacatatatatgtatttggattcattaacatctatatgtatgtggaaaatgttagaaagtcttatattgtgaaatggagggagtaattagttGCCACATGTAAGTCATGCATACAGTAGTTCATAAACTTCGTCATTGGCAGTTGAATCTAGATAATCTGTACAAATAACCCTGTGTTGTTTTTTTAGACCTTAGATCATTCATTGACCCGGTTTCGCTAGAAAGCGCAAACTAAAGATCATTCCATTGAGAATCCTTCGATTCCTTTCTGGCACACAAAACGAAGCAACGGATTAATTAatgtataataaattaaatattagcttaaaaaccttttaaaaaaataattaatgacTTTTAAAGCATCATTTATATAGAGTTATTTTAAAAGAGAACATATTATTTAACAGTTTGGGAAGCATGCGTGAAAAACAAGAGAGcagaagttaaaaaaaataagaaaaagaacaCACCTTTAAAAGGAAAGTAAAGAGTTAAAAAGTGAATTATGGGATTTCCAGCTTTCAATCTACGCGCCAAAGACATAAGTATTAGAGCAAGTTctatagtatagccaactactaactccaaattatttatagtcaatttaatagccaattcgtACGATAGTTACCTAGAAATATAGACTACACTATTAATAAATGATCATACCTattatacacacattgcgtcttggggTCTGTGCTATAGCTGCCTACAAATATATATCCCGTTGCTTTTTTCactctttttttatcttcttgatATATGTTTAAACCGATttatagtttgctattgtacctgctgtTAGCAGATGATGTGGCAGCAAGCAGCAAAGGTGCCGACGTGCGCAGGCGTCGGTGAGGCAGTAGGATAGTGAAGTCACGGCACCTGTAGTGATGGAGATTATTGTAGGTCGTTTTACGGTCGTTCTGACGGAAAACGTTAATATGTGAAATAATCACGTATTAATGCTATTGCTACAGGATGTGGTTGTGGTTGAGGGTTAGCGTGGAATTACCAACAAAACGTTCTCATCACACGATCAGTACCGTTCGGCAGTGTTACCGTCAACTACCCAAAAAAGGAGCCCGGTGTGCGTGTCCCTGGTGTCACCTGAACTGAAGCTGCTGGGCCGTCCAACCATTATTCGTTGAAAAAAAGTTCACATCATGTCCTCTCACTATGGTCGAGTTTTATTCACGTCCCTCGTTCCCTCAACCACGATCCAGATACATAGCGTTCTCTAAGCATGTGTTTAGTTTAGGATAAAGTAAGTTGGTTGGACTTGATCATCCTGTCTATCTGTTTGGCATGAGTGATGTGATGGTCTTTTTAGGTGCTAAACCACATATCGACGAGACAAAAAAGTGGGTTGGATTGATCCGCCAATTTTTTAGGGATCAGTTCAACTCGAATCTTAGGAGAATAATCCCTTTCATGGATCATTCCATCCCACCTACCCTCAAACCAAATACAAAGTGGGGTTCGAAACAACCCAACCCCATCCCATGAACCAAACACATACTAACACTGTGTAAATTGAGTGTTTCAACGGTCTGGAATAGTGACTTGAGCCACCAGTTGTGCCGCCTGCAAACATCTAGCCTTGACACCAAAAACAGTTGGCCGACCGAACCGGGGGCAAGTCGAGTGAAAAGGAGTCTCACGGTTTGTTCTAAGATTGTTTGCGCGATCTTTTTTTGTTCTTCCCGGATGAAGAGAAAATGAGAGAAGAATGTAGGAACATCCTGGGCGGAAGCGGAACAGAAGAAATGAAAGATGATCAATCATTAGTAGCTAGAAAAGCCATCGGCAACGTTATCCTCAGGTTGAACTTCACAGTAATtgggtttgtttggtttgtaaGATTTTTTAAAACGTAGGAATAGCATGAGAACACATATGCAGACCTACGAATTGAAAAACATAGAAAACTTACCTATGGTTGTGTAGAAAACAATTTAAAGGATTGAAAACATTGGATTggagtggattattttttttcccctttaaaAGTGGAGGGACAGGAACTTTTCCTTTGGTGCATTCCTTTGAAACGAATGACAGTATAGTGCCCATTCCAAAGGATTGCATATTCTTGTACTTTTCCTTTACAATTCCTTTGAAACGAATAAGCCCTGaggtctactccctccgtccaaaaaaaggcaaacagtGGGTTTCCATGCCAatgtttgattgtccgtcttatatgaaaattttttataattagtatttttattgttgttagatgataaaacatgattaatactttatgcgtgacttatctttttaatttttttcataattttttcaaataagacggacggtcaaacgttagacacggaaactagggtttgtctttttctgggacggagggagtaggttgtCCAGTGTCCACCCAAATAATCACATTGAAACAACAGCCACAGCCCACAGGCCATCCAATTATGCAATTAGAACATAGAACATGGTGCCATGGTGGTATGAAAAGTCACTGGAAATAAAAGTCATTCACATCTTCTGGCTGCTGCACAAGTAGTTAGCTTCGAGTTTGAGAATGAAAGGGACACTGGGGTAAAAGGGAGTGGAGGAAGGATGCAGTATCTGTAAAATGAATGAACACGTACAGCACCTTTCTACGACAGAATCCAGTAGACTTGTAGCCAACCCTTGCATAGAATCATATTATTGAATCTCCATCACGCAACGTGGTAATCTATAAGATGTCAAAAATGCTCTTACTCTTATTATTACAGTATCAAGTGTCTTGTGATGTGTGCTTGAAATCTCCAAGCGCAGGAAGGAGCAAAGCAAAATCACAAAATAGATGCAAGCTGATACTTGCTTGAACCTCATTTCAACCAAAAACAATCACGCGCACATGCAAAGTAGAAAAGAAGTCAATTCTCAATCCCTTCTTGAACAAACAAATACTACATAGTGGAAAGTGGAAACTTTATAATGGTGCACACGCACACTTGCTTGATTGTTGATGCTACACACCAACCAGATGATATTATGCTTCAGCAATCAACAAATTCTACAATTGGTGAAAAATGATATGCAATCCAAATACAAATAATAGGCTCCCAAAAGGATATCCTATGGGGGAAACATTTTGTCACTAAGTGACTTCACACACATCTCAGTTGTTTTCCAACTTGTCCAATGGAAGATGTGCAACTATCATATTCACAAAAGAAAGAATACAACTAAGTAGAAACACACCACTAGAAGAGAACTAAAGCAAAGCCAAAGATGATACTTAATAAAGATGCACCCATAAGCACCAAGGCCTTATTGTTGTGGCACTATTCACAGAAGACACAaggtttcattttattttatgttttgAAGGATAACTCAGGGCATCTATTCATTTGCTGCAGCTACAACTGTTACAGAAAGCCAGAAAAAGGCCGATTCTATTTGACCACATGGCATCAATAACTGTTACAAGCTACAGTAGATTATCAAACCACCCACACCAGCAAACCATAGTACCGGACCCTAAAAGGCTAAAACTCTACCTAATAAAACGACAAACAATGAGGCCATAGGATATGAATTGAAGTGAACCAATGGAAGACATAACAATGCAACTACTGGTCTCTGAAGATTGCACATACTAAATTGAAAGTACCAATATGTTCACCACATGACAAGGATCTTCTTAAAAGTGTGCCATCCAGGGTGATAGCGAGAACACTTGGCTTTGATAGCATGTCAAGTTTCATGCATTTAGTTCTACTTCAACAGCACAACATGAGAAACACCATAGATCTGAAACAAAATAACACGCACAAGCTTATAACTTATAAGTGCATATACGGCGAGTGCAAAATACAACATGGAAGTCAAGAGGTGAACCTACGCCCTACTGGAGCTGGACATTCGAGAACAAGCAACAAACATAACTACAATCCACATCACATTAACATCAATACTAAACCTAGAGCAGCTAATTACTCTAACAGCTCAGTTCATTGCCAATTCCAGCTTCTAGGTAGGAAACAATTTGTTATATCACTAGAACCAACTCAGCGCGCATATCATCTGTGCACAACTTAAAATAAATAAGACTGAAGTAACAATGTCCTCTGATCACCTAACCTCATTATCCATGCTGGCCTTCTTTGTTCTTGTCGATGTCCCCTTACTAACAGGGTTGGAACAAAGAAATCAGACCCTGAGGATCTGCAGTTTAGTGGAGAATGCAATAGCGACCCAGTCAGGCTGGGTCGCTGACCATTGGAGCTGCTCAATCTCTGCCCCAGCAGTGTACGCCAATATGGGATCAAGACCGCCCTCAGCTgccgcagcagctgcagcattGCCATTTCCATTGCCACCATTGTTGCTCCCAGTGCCCATGGATGACAGGTCCCATATAAGGGCCTGCGAGTCATCCCCAGCTGTGCAAATGTGACAAGAGGAGTGTGGCGCCCATGCTATGGCGTTGACGGGCGaatggtggcggtggagctcgaCCACCGGTAGTGTTGGGTAGCGGATATCAAGCACGACCACCTTGGGGCTATCCATGATGATGGTTGCCATGTACCTAGGGTCCTGCTTGTTCCACCCTAACCTAACCAGCGGCGTTGGCGAGGCAGTGCCGCCATCTGCACCTGCCGAATTGGAGCTGCCGCCAGAACTGGACTCGTAGATAATTGTGGAATGCTCCTTGTCCCGGAGATCAAACACGCGAACGGAGCCGTCGGCGGAGACGGATGCAAAGACGCCGGCACCGCCCCAGGCGATGTCGTAGACCTCCTTGTCATGGGCAATGAGCTGGGTGTCGACGGCCTCCCGCTCGACGTCCCAGATGGTGCAGGTGGTGTCGATGGAGGAGGTCCCGATGCGGCGGGGGTCGGCGTCGTTCCAGTCGAAGGAGGTGAGCGGGCCGCAGTAGTCGCTGTTGCGGTTGCCGTTGAGCTCGCAGCGCAGCTCGACGTCGGGCGAGGCGGTGCCGTTGCAGCGGACGGAGCCGGAGttggagctggcggcggcggcggcggcggcctcgtccgGGGAGGGGATGCGCCAGATGCGGAGGTGGTcggcggaggtggcgaggaGGTCGGGGCGGACGGAGTGCGGGTCCGGGACGAACATGGTCTTGGTGGGAGGGTAGGGGTGGTCGAAGGTGAGGACGGGGGCGATGTCGCCGGAGGACTCGTCGAGCTGGACCACCTGGACGTGGTTGTTGTGCTGCTCGAGCAGGCTGGCGATGGCGAGCCGGTACTTCTTGTCGCGCCGCACGCTCCAGTTCATGCCGTAGATGTGCCACCCGGCCTCGTACGTGTAGATCTCCGACCGCttcgcctccccgccgccgccgccgcggcccccgcCGTTCCCCTGCTCCTGATCCGCCCACGCCTCGCCGTCcccacccgcgccgcctcctcccatggcgccgccgccgccgaagccgagTTGTTGGGGGGAGGGGATTGGGTGGGGGATGCGGATTTGGGGGGGTTTCTACTTTCTAGGCTTGTAGATAGAGGAGAATGCGGATTTGGGGGTTTCGCTTCGAGTTCGAGGTCGACGAGACGACTGGGTGGAGACGGGAGAGGAGAGACGAGGGGGAGTAGTAGCGATGTAATTGTGCTGGCCTGGGCTTATGGGCCGGGCTTGCCCTGGGCTATCTAAGGAAGGGCCCAGCATTATGTGGGGGAAAAAGtataccgaaggtccctcaacttgtcatcgagttacaaaatcgtggCGTAAACGCATAACCAGATATATGACGtcccttaacttacaaaaccgtttatTACGTTCCTCGATGGTTTTCACGCCAGTTTTATCCCATGTGACAGCTAAGTCAGCGTGAGACCAACGTGTCAGAATGCCACTTCATCACCCTCcgtctctttcccctcctctcccttcctcctctctctccctctcctctcgggCAAGCTAGCCGGCGGGTGGGGATGAGGTCGCCGACAACGGGCGCGAGGACGAGGGGGTCGGCAGCGACAGGGGTGACCGGGTCGACGGCGTTGGattcggtgacggcggtggcggtgattTTGAGGAggttggagatggagatggcggAGGCGTAGAGCGGTGGGGAGCAGCGGAACACGAGGTAGGCGTCGCAAGGccccgtggcggtggcggaggtgacGTCGTACTCCTGCTGCACCCGAGGCGGCAGCCGATGGCCCTCGCCCGCGCCGtgccgcgacggcgaggagaacgaggaggaggacgagcgcgagcatggcgccgccgcctcggatTCGCCGTAGCCTCTTCGCCATCGGCGAGGTCTgcggccgctgccaccaccaccaccactagggctcgggctccgccgccgccaccactcagccgcggcgaggaggacgaggaggaggacgagcgcgagcactgcgccgccgccggccaccgtcgaTGGCGGAGAGGCTACGGCGAATCCGGATCTAGCCGCCTCCACCATGGGCGTCGGGTGCCCCAGCCGACGccgtttcgggcggcggcgagacggaggggaggaggaaggtgtggcggcgaccggagcgcgggggaggaggaaggtgtgGCGGTGAccggcgcgcgggggaggaggaaggtgtggcggcggccggcgcgcgcgttGGATGCGGACGCGCGTCGCTGTACCGGAACCGCCTCGGCCCGCTCTCCAcgaagaactcctcgtcggcAAGCTCGTCGTACCCCATCTTGTCAAAGATGTCACCATCGGCGAGCTCTCCGGCTTTCCTCCATTGTGACACGAACCAGAGCACCCCTATGGCGACGAGCACAAGAAGCAAGCTGTAGAGTCCCAACACCACCCACACGTCCTTGGGGTCGATGCTGGTGGTGAACTCCCAGTACTACACTTGCTGCAGCTCGGCGGCCCCGCCCGTAGCAGCGAAgaagccgacggcgacggcatcgGGGAGGTACTCCATCAGATCGACGGCGTACCAGAGCACGGGATCcgtcgggccgccgccgcgtcgccgtagGAGAGCGCGACGGTAAGGTTCTTGGCCTCGCCGTCGTACGCGACGCGCTGGTGCGCCCTCCAGCCGTCCTTCATGCTGGTGGGACAGTCGACGGTggcagagaagggagagagatgaggaagagagagaagaggggaaaagagagaggaggctgatgtggccacgctgacaggtggggcccacgtgggttccacgctgactcagctgccacataTGATAAAACCAGAGTCAAAACCACCTAAGGATCTATCGTGACCGGTTtcgattagttaagggacgttGGATAGACGATTTTAgcaactcgatgacaagttgagggaccttcggtgtactttttccttatgtGGGCTCGGCAGGTTGGGTTTGGGGAAGGGAactgaaattttctttttctgtaaatataaacaaacaactttgctatatatttgtcgataaattttcccccaaaaatttgacatatgtaattacagtacaaccgtagtgtaattacactgtaacttgcatgtaattacactgtaactataatataacttgtatgtaactttcaaaaatcccTCCATAATATGTTATTTCGATAAAATGAAGGTTGTGGgaacaatttttttcacatatgtgtgtactgtgattttttttcttcctcatcaAAACAAATCTttataatagatctaatgatttaaaattacgtgaaacttacatacaagttacgctgtagttacatgcaagttacagtgtaattacatataagttatagtgtaattacactacaattatactgtaattatatatgttaaatttttaggagaaaatttgtcgacaaatgtataggtggttcCTAAACAAAAGTTGACAAACACTGAAATTTATGTGTGCTGAGAGCAAAGAGGTCAACAACATAAAAAGTTTTGTTTCAGCTTCCAGATTAAAAGCATGGTGCCTAAATTTGTTTCATATCCAAGCTTGTTTCGGCTTTCGCTTTAACTTCGTATGCTGCAATTAGCACGTGCAGGCAGAGCAATGGAGACCACCGCAGAGGCAGAGTTCGATACTTGCTGTTGGGAACTACGCGCACCTAGAACGAACGATTTATTAGTATATggttaattaagttttttttctgaaaaataatcaaagtaacttttgtatatatttttacacaATAGGCACTGTTTGGTAGTTGGAAAAATATGCACGTAGAAAATAAAGGAGATAATTTGAGAACTTCAAGAAAACAATTCAAGGTAGAAAAGCCCGCTCAGGATTTTTGCTACCGTAGCACCCTAATGCCCAGGATTGCTTGCTATTGGGGTGACTACTGTTGTGGCAATGATGCTCATGATATAAACAGTTCCTATCTTGTTTATTTAGTTTGTTAATTGCGCTTTTGTGTATGGAAATGGTAATGTGTTGTACGCATGGTATGAAGTAATTCGTTAATTATGCATTAACAGTGTTTTCTATGGATGGGATCATAATGTCCagtcatttttaaaattttcatagtACCCTTTTAGGATCCATTGTCCTAGTACATGATATAGCAAAAGTTCAATGCATTAAATCTGTTTgaagaaaattattttaaattttcaacgcaCTGATTATTTTAGTCTCATAAAACACACCTATGATTCACTCATGAATATTTCAAACTTTATCAAATTCTCTGCCAACCAGGCACTCAGCTTTCAGCAACTCCTCCATTCTCAACGGCACAATgaacatttgcaaccaaactaACCAGTCCATTGAAGGAAACCTAATGATAGGGGTACATAAGGGATAAAAAAATTGGAGGACATAGAAAggattgagtaaatttcaggGGTACGAAAGGAATTGGGTGAGTTTTAAAGGGCACACAAAGAATTTTCTctaaataaaaggaaaagaaaatgcagaTTAGGTAGTGGTGCTTTGGTGTGTCACATATTGCATGGGAAATTTGATTTTATTATGGACTTATGCCacatattccctccgttcaATAAAAACAAACCCAGTACAGGATATGATACATCTTAGTATTACAAATCTGGGTGAGACGCtttagatttgtagtattaggatgtgtcacatccggtattagtttttttatggtTATGGATGGAGTATAGTTGAGAGTGTTACTATTTGTCCATGATTTACTGACATCTTAAAAAATGTTATAAAGTTGATGTACTCTTTTGTCACACCACCTATTGTTACCAAGGTCACGGACAAAATAAGGTGAGCtttcaacaaaattttaatGAGATTAGTGATGTGTTGGATTTTTGTTTCTTAAATGTGTGCTAGGGGATGTAGTCATGAGGATGTGAGTGTAATGTGGCGTTGCACGTGCGTATGCCGTgtaatcgtaaaaaaaaaagagaaaatacgagaaaaaaatactttcatccTTGTAATGAAGTGAACTTGAGATGTTTCAAATACTTTCCACTGTTTCAGTAAAAGGTGATCTGGAGTAATTTTTCCATTTAGATAGAAAGTAGTAtgttttttaattaatctacaTTTTAAAGGTGCTGTTcgaagaataaaaataaaaagttacagaaaaaaattataaaccaacggctgtgtttagttcacactgaaattggaaatttggttgaaattgggacgatgtgacggaaaagttagaagtttatgtgtgtaggaaagttttgatgtgataaaaaagttgaaagtttggaaaaaaaaactttggaactaaacacggcctaacgTATAAGAGTAATCtttaggccctatttagttccccaaattttttcccaaaaacaccacatcgaatctttggacacatgcatgaagcattaaatataggtaaatgaaaaaaactaattgcacagttagggaggaaatcgcgacacgaatcttttgagtctaattagtccatgattagccacaagtgctacagtaacccacatgtgctaatgacggattaattaggctcaaaagattcgtctcgcggtttctaagcgagttatgaaattagtttttcattcctgtccgaaaaatctttccgatatccggtcaaatatttgatgtgacaccTTTCTTATTTCGCGAAGGAAACATGCACTTACCTGAGTGAAACACCAATTTTCGGGTCCGTGCGTGCATCCCCattggtgggggggggggggggggggggatgtcCTCGTGGGGAAGGCTGTCACAAAGAAAGAGGTCGGGACAAACATTGAAATGGACACATTCCTAGTGAATGaatagacctttttttttttcaagatcaGTTTTGTGACCATGGAAGGCTGTTTAAATCGCTTGTTTTGTCAATTTCATGTATCTGTTTCAGAGTCCAACAGgcaaaaactatgtttaaaaaataataataatatggtAGCTTTTGATGTACAACACTACGGACATGTAGTTTTAGCTCATGAACACGATAAAAATTTAATCTGTAAGGAATAAACACTTTTAAAGTTTAATTATTTGCATTGGATACCGCACTTAGAATTTTTATTTCTGGTTGAATAGAGGATTTTTATTTCCGGTTGAAATTGGACCTGTTTGGTGAGATGCACGTCAGCTCTCAACTTCTCatgtctctcttctctcttgctTCAAATTTTGCCCATCTGTTAATTCCTAGGCGCATCTGGGAAACCTGTAGTGTGAGATCATGACATTACTGTGACACAGAAATCACAGGAAAGTGGATCTTGTCGTTCTGATCTGCTGATTCTCCCATTTAGGATTTTCAGCAATTTCCTATGTGCATTCCTGTTTTGGGCGGTGAGTATTTTACCATTTCCTATGTGCATTTAGGATTAACCAAGTCACGAGCCCATCTTAATCTACttagcttaattaatcacgcagcATAATCCACTATTAATTCCACTTGATCAACTCCAAAAATATTGGTGCCTCCTACAAGGGACTCTCATGTTGAGCAGCACGAGAGAATTTCATGCTTACAAAAAGCagaaaaatcgaacacactagCACACTAGCTAGCTCGGGCAAGAATAAAATCATGCCAACGGATTTATTATTACCTGATCCAACTTAATTACAGGCAGACGATGGAAACACgcatatatagctagctaattaatcaaCCGATCTCTGTACTTCACCTAGAGGTAGCCGAGGAGATGGTCCGCGAAGGAGacggtagccgccgccgccgccgccggagacccAGCGGCGTCGGACGgtgacgcgccgccgccgctgccggccggTAGGTCCCACGGGCTATCCTGAAGCTCCGTTGCAAGTGGAGCCAGCGGCCGCcttcctcctgccgccgccgccgccgccgccgccgccttcttctccggcttcgtcgtcgtcgacgacgactgtacctgcagcagctgcagcgctaccgccgccggccgccgtccccgccgccgccgctgctccctccgCTTGTGCACGTACTCCTCGTGGATGAACACCTCCATCGATCCCTGCCTCTC
This region includes:
- the LOC127762238 gene encoding uncharacterized protein LOC127762238; this translates as MEVFIHEEYVHKRREQRRRRGRRPAAVALQLLQVQSSSTTTKPEKKAAAAAAAAAGGRRPLAPLATELQDSPWDLPAGSGGGASPSDAAGSPAAAAAATVSFADHLLGYL
- the LOC127762237 gene encoding WD repeat-containing protein LWD1; translation: MGGGGAGGDGEAWADQEQGNGGGRGGGGGEAKRSEIYTYEAGWHIYGMNWSVRRDKKYRLAIASLLEQHNNHVQVVQLDESSGDIAPVLTFDHPYPPTKTMFVPDPHSVRPDLLATSADHLRIWRIPSPDEAAAAAAASSNSGSVRCNGTASPDVELRCELNGNRNSDYCGPLTSFDWNDADPRRIGTSSIDTTCTIWDVEREAVDTQLIAHDKEVYDIAWGGAGVFASVSADGSVRVFDLRDKEHSTIIYESSSGGSSNSAGADGGTASPTPLVRLGWNKQDPRYMATIIMDSPKVVVLDIRYPTLPVVELHRHHSPVNAIAWAPHSSCHICTAGDDSQALIWDLSSMGTGSNNGGNGNGNAAAAAAAEGGLDPILAYTAGAEIEQLQWSATQPDWVAIAFSTKLQILRV